The Filimonas lacunae genomic sequence AACGGGTATCAAAACCCAGGGTAAGCTTGTTGGTAAGCTTTTGCTCTACTTTAAAAGCCGCATTCATACGCTTAAACCAGGAATTGATTTTCATACCCTGGTTATCGTTATAGCTCATGGATAAAATATACTTCGTTTTATTATTGCCATTACTGATGCTGAGGTTATGGCTGTGCGAGAAAGAGCTGTTGTAGGCTTCTTTAGAGAAGTTTCTGGCACCTGTATTTTTATAATGATCAATGCCCTCCGTGTTGTTATACTGCGCAGCATAACTGCCAATGGCCCACAAACGTTCCCAGGCATCGGCATAGCTGTTGCTGATGGCTTTGGCATACTGCCAGTTATAGGCAATGTAGTCGTAGGCATTCATGGTTTCGAGATATTTGGTAGCCTTGTTCCACTGCACAAAATTGTCGTAGGCGATGGTAAGCTTACCTGCTTTCCCGTTTTTGGTGGTGATGATGATAACACCGTTGGCCCCCCTGGCCCCATAAATGGCAGTAGAAGACGCATCTTTTAAGATGTCAATGGTTTCTATCTGGTTAGGTGGGATATCGGTGATATTACTTACCGGAAAACCGTCTACTATATATAATGGCTCGTTGCTTTGAGAAACAGAACCACCGCCCCGGATACGGATAGACACACTGGCATCGGGCCGGCCATCCTGTACCGTAACATTTACACCGGGCACCTTACCCGCCAGCGCCTGTGCCGCATTGGCCACGGGCACCGCCGCAATTTGCTTGCCCGATACAGAAGCCACCGAACCGGTCAGATCTTTTCTACGGGCGGTGCCGTATCCAATCACCACCACATCGTTCAGCGACGAAGCGCTGCCTTTCAGCACCACTATCACGTCTCCTCCTGTTATCGCTGCTTCCTGGGTTTCCATACCCGTGTAACTGATAATCAATGTGGTAGTTTTTTCGGGCACCACCAGGCGGAAATGACCACCGGAATCTGTAGCAGTGACAATTGGGGTGCCCCGCCCGGCAACAGAAGCGCCGGCCAGCGCAATACCTGTTTCATCCCTTACGGTTCCTTTCACAGTTTTTGTCTGCGCCGCTGCTGTCAGGCAGGCACAGCAAAAAAATAGTAGCAGATAGCATGTTCGCATATAGCAATGGTTAAAAATGGCAAGAAAGAATTCATCGAAAAAGCAGTAATGCAATCGGGAGCATTAAACCAGTCGAACGTAACAACAAGCAACAACCTCATGGCTCACCTTACAGGGCCTTCGTTGATTTTTACAGCATCAAATGTATTGGTACTCAGCCGATAAGAGGTTCAATAATTATCACTTTAGGTTCAAAAAATGGTATTTCCGGGTTCATTTTCTGGCAAAACGGGGGCTATACAATAATCCCCTGCAATCACAGGCATCTTTTGCACAAAGCATACAAAAGCTTACACAAATCAACGCATACCCTATCCGGACTTCTATCGCCTTTAACTTGCGTACAAAACCCCTGTATAGCCATGTTCGCTACTTCCCGTTTTGTGTGGTTGGTTCCTGTTCTGTGCCTTTGTGTTACAGTGGTGGCAAAGGCTCAGAAAGCCAATGAACTGATACGCCTGGAAACCCTGGCAGAAAGGGGAAGCAAAAATAGCGTTATCATAGGCATACTGGTGCTGATTGCCTTTTGTATTATCCTCTACAGCAACTACCGCACAAAGCACCAGGTGAACCGCCAGCTGCAAGCGCAGCAAAAAGAGATACATATACAGAATAACCAGATAAAAGAACTACTGGCAGAAAAAGAAGGACTGCTGGATGAAAAAGAGTGGCTGCTAAAGGAGATACATCACCGGGTAAAAAACAACCTGCAAATAGTAATGAGCCTGTTGAACAGCCAGAGCGCCTACCTCGACAATGAAGCAGCTATTGCCGCCATTCAAAACAGTCAGCACCGCATGTATGCCATGTCACTGATTCACCAGAAGCTATATCAGACAGAAAGCCTGGCCACTATTAATATGCAATGGTATGTGACAGAGCTGGTGAACTATATGGAAGATTGCTTTGGCACAACAGATAAAATTGTATTCAGCAAACAAGTAGAACCCTTGGAGCTGGACGCAGCCCAGGCTGTGCCCATTGGCCTTATTCTCAATGAAACGGTCAGCAACTCTATTAAATACGCCTTTCCCGCAAACCGGAAAGGCCATATCTATATCACACTCAAAGCACAGGATAACTGCTATCATCTTACTATTACAGATGATGGCATAGGCTTACCGGAAAACTTTGACATTACCACTGCCGGCTCATTAGGCATGAGCCTTATCTATGGCCTGAGCATGCAGTTAGATGGCGAGCTTACCATTGAAGGGGATAAAGGCTTTCATTTGAGTTTACAGTTTCGCTGCGAAGGCACACTGGAAAAAAAAATGCTGGCACAGACCACAGAAGAAGACATTACAGGCATGCACACTAATTTTTAATATCACTAAACAGTTAACAGCATGTTCAGCTGCCAACTGTTTAGTAATTAATACTTACCGTGTCAGCTTTTGTAAAGACGACACCGGGATAGCATTTTTAATGGTCATCTGGCTTTGTGGATGCCCCGTATTCATTTGTTCTATCACATGCGTGCTGGATACAATACCCACCAGGTTGCCATTACCATCCAGTATGGGGCCGCCACTGGCACCAACAGCAAACTCCGCTGTAATAGACAACAGGTTTCTATCAAAAGAGGCAACACCCGAAGGCCCACCCATAGATTGATTGTACTTGTCTGATACAATACCTGTAGTGATACTGTATAGCTGCTTATCCGAATTACTTAACACATAAATAGCTTCCCCTATAGTAGCATCTTTCGGCGCCAATGAAATATAAGGAAGTGTTTCCTGCTTCACATCCAGCTGTAGCACAGCCAGATCATCATGCTCAGAAAACATCAGTATTTTTCTCACGCCATATACCTTGCCATTACCCAGCCGCACCAGTAGCGTACCCCAGTCATGCATGGAATGGGAATGCGCATAACTATACAGTACATGATAGTTGGTGATAAAAACGCCATCCGCTGTAATCACAAAACCACTGGCATGGTTTAACTGCACACCCCGTAAAGGATTGGATACAGCACACATAGCCACCAGCCCTACCGCAGCCAGGTTTTGTTGATACAGTGCGGATGCCGACAATAGTTGCTTTTTGATAGTAACAGGCAATGCCACCGATACACGCGCAGGTGGGTTACTATCCAATATATTCAACACCTCTGCCGGCGTAATGGTTGGTCCCTCCGCTTTTCTCAATGAATCGGCACACTGCTTCAGTGGCGAAAAAATATCCTTTTCTGCATTGGGAAACTGGCAACGGGCTGTTACCGGTAAACAAAGAAAACTACTGACTACTAATCCAAAAGAAAAAATACGTTTGTATAGCATAGTATCCTGTTTTTTAAGGTCAGGAGCACACGAACTTTTTTGTGCCCCTGACCCTAAATGTACTTTTTAAATACCTTTTAATTGTAATAAAGTTGCTGCTGTAACCGGATCGGAAGCGCGGGTCATATAGGCATTGATAAGCTTACCCTTTGTATCAATCAACAAATAGCGGGGAATGGTATACACCTGCAATTCATCCAGGAAAGCTTTATCGCTGGCGATATACTGATCATACATACGCCTGGTAAAGCCCATTTCGTTGATCCATCTACGCTTACTTTCATCGCACGATACCTGTAGAAAAACGATATTCTTTTCTTTGAAAGCGGCTTTCAGCGAATCAAAGGCGGGAAATTCTTTTTTACATGGGTAACACCACGATGCCCATATATCCATCATGATATACTTGCCCGTATAGTTTTTCAGGTTCATGGCATTGCCCTCTTTATCTTCAAATGTATACCGGGTCATATCCAGGCCTGCCGCAACAGCGTCTTTTTTGGAGGCTTTTACTACCGGCTGCTGGCGGCTAAACACCGCTGTTAAAGTATCTTCCAGCTCCTGACCACGCAAATTGGTAGCGATGATATTGCCATTGGGATCGATCAGGAAATTGCTGGGTATCCCCTTTACACCATACACATCTGCCACTTTTTTCGTCCCTGCTCCAGTTTCGCGCAGCTGGCACCAGGGCAACGAATCTTTCACTACCGCTGCCATCCAACGCTCCGGCGAATCATCTACTGAAAAACCCAGCACCGTAAACCCTTTCGATTGAAAGGCTTTATACATCTTTAACACATTGGGATTTTCTTTACGGCAAGGGCCACACCATGAGGCCCAGAAATCGAGCAACACATATTTGCCACGGAAAGACTGTAACGAAACCGCCAGCCCTGTGGTATCCTTTTCAGAAAATACAGGTGCCGGACTTCCTAATTCCACGGAAGCCGCAGCGGCAAGTTCGGCCTGAAAAGCCTGACCACTGAACGATTGTTTTACATTATCGCCCAGCTGCGCAAACAGGTTTACCACCTTCGACTTTTCCTGCGGAATGTTATAAGCATTCTTTAACCATTCCAGCGCTACATGTGAATGCGTATGCTGCTGAAAAAAAAGCACCTCACATTGCAACTGATCCCTTTC encodes the following:
- a CDS encoding TlpA disulfide reductase family protein — translated: MKGKKISVLLAFGLNMCVAAAQEARFTVTVHMAAGKPGRQLYLLYRRNADSKAFDSARDENGKFTFSGKTLHPQKAFLCLPAPGKTVENTPLKEAFPLYLEKGNIVVIAGETLKHARVGGTTLNNDLQAYNHLEDSLTLIKDALRERYGKAYRDKNKDSLQVVTEAFYQLERDQLQCEVLFFQQHTHSHVALEWLKNAYNIPQEKSKVVNLFAQLGDNVKQSFSGQAFQAELAAAASVELGSPAPVFSEKDTTGLAVSLQSFRGKYVLLDFWASWCGPCRKENPNVLKMYKAFQSKGFTVLGFSVDDSPERWMAAVVKDSLPWCQLRETGAGTKKVADVYGVKGIPSNFLIDPNGNIIATNLRGQELEDTLTAVFSRQQPVVKASKKDAVAAGLDMTRYTFEDKEGNAMNLKNYTGKYIMMDIWASWCYPCKKEFPAFDSLKAAFKEKNIVFLQVSCDESKRRWINEMGFTRRMYDQYIASDKAFLDELQVYTIPRYLLIDTKGKLINAYMTRASDPVTAATLLQLKGI
- a CDS encoding S1 family peptidase; the encoded protein is MLYKRIFSFGLVVSSFLCLPVTARCQFPNAEKDIFSPLKQCADSLRKAEGPTITPAEVLNILDSNPPARVSVALPVTIKKQLLSASALYQQNLAAVGLVAMCAVSNPLRGVQLNHASGFVITADGVFITNYHVLYSYAHSHSMHDWGTLLVRLGNGKVYGVRKILMFSEHDDLAVLQLDVKQETLPYISLAPKDATIGEAIYVLSNSDKQLYSITTGIVSDKYNQSMGGPSGVASFDRNLLSITAEFAVGASGGPILDGNGNLVGIVSSTHVIEQMNTGHPQSQMTIKNAIPVSSLQKLTR
- a CDS encoding sensor histidine kinase, giving the protein MFATSRFVWLVPVLCLCVTVVAKAQKANELIRLETLAERGSKNSVIIGILVLIAFCIILYSNYRTKHQVNRQLQAQQKEIHIQNNQIKELLAEKEGLLDEKEWLLKEIHHRVKNNLQIVMSLLNSQSAYLDNEAAIAAIQNSQHRMYAMSLIHQKLYQTESLATINMQWYVTELVNYMEDCFGTTDKIVFSKQVEPLELDAAQAVPIGLILNETVSNSIKYAFPANRKGHIYITLKAQDNCYHLTITDDGIGLPENFDITTAGSLGMSLIYGLSMQLDGELTIEGDKGFHLSLQFRCEGTLEKKMLAQTTEEDITGMHTNF